In Natranaerobius trueperi, a single window of DNA contains:
- the mntR gene encoding transcriptional regulator MntR → MSKDKQKFGQFFTDRGYEIQADKDTLTPSMEDYLEMIIRISDTRGYTRVSELADNLNVKPASVSRMIKKLCNKSYLNYEKYGMIHLTEKGKKYGRYLLKRHQLLEEFFKTIGTEGDVQREVERIEHHISFENYQNLSLLVDFLKNNPSIITKFSEYKKQYKKK, encoded by the coding sequence ATGAGTAAAGACAAACAAAAGTTTGGACAATTTTTTACTGATCGTGGTTATGAAATACAAGCTGATAAAGATACTCTAACTCCTAGTATGGAAGATTATCTAGAGATGATCATCCGTATAAGTGATACTCGAGGATATACAAGAGTAAGTGAATTAGCAGATAATTTAAATGTAAAACCAGCTTCTGTTTCAAGAATGATAAAAAAATTATGTAATAAATCTTATCTGAATTATGAAAAATATGGAATGATACATTTGACCGAAAAAGGTAAAAAATATGGTAGGTATCTATTGAAAAGACATCAATTATTAGAAGAATTTTTTAAGACTATAGGAACTGAAGGAGATGTACAAAGAGAAGTTGAGAGGATAGAACATCATATAAGTTTTGAGAACTATCAAAACTTATCTCTCTTAGTTGACTTTCTTAAAAATAACCCTTCTATAATAACAAAGTTCTCTGAATACAAAAAACAATATAAAAAAAAGTAA
- a CDS encoding DUF6449 domain-containing protein, producing the protein MKSIMSLFSNGIFKSDLKRYWWISVLYTLLLFFTFPLRTFMLMDTIDQGYSKNNIIRLFDLTSHQSSIQMFLIFIVPVVVAILVFRYLHIKNAASVIHSLPLTRKQLFITHIVSGLLLLTVPILVNSLILVIFNLTTDLGLVFSFIDIFTWTGYSLMIILLIFSFATFVGMFTANTIAHLVFNYILHILPLGLFALLQVNLPRILHGYSSYNPLQNDPAFLEKLPFSLIGSSIELSELILIYPFFSLLFLFIAYYAYKLRHIEIAGDVISFKVITPVFKYGVSICSMLLGGAYFASISDDTPVMILIGYIIASLIGYFIAEMSIQKTYKVFSSFKGYLVYIIIILIVFTGIQADVIGYSSHIPDSDEIEYIYFSRGFSYLHDVEQGEMDPSEAEGFFTEKENIKNIKKLHEELIEQGSTNSGSQFFIIYRLENEEYVVRQYQIDEDKYNSKLKPIFESPEYKEGKFPILRKNSNQIENIDLKDERVLEDKKTFSDKESIEKIHSLLKTDIKNLSYENIFSRNRNYLVASVKSKDGSSNRYVIKKDYQLLNWLKENNYYKDFALTPEKINYITIEKTDSRIGREKDSKKAKITDNSLIQEVLTLSGYREDLTQAEHFSMEVYFKDTTPYFRDQLHLDKAKLENLSDDLQKIMQFD; encoded by the coding sequence ATGAAATCAATAATGTCACTATTTAGTAATGGTATTTTCAAAAGTGATCTAAAGCGATATTGGTGGATCAGTGTTCTATACACATTATTACTCTTTTTCACATTTCCACTTAGAACTTTTATGTTAATGGATACAATTGACCAAGGATATAGTAAAAATAATATTATTAGATTATTTGACCTAACCTCTCACCAAAGTAGTATTCAAATGTTTCTTATCTTCATTGTACCAGTAGTAGTTGCTATTTTAGTGTTTCGTTATCTACACATAAAAAATGCAGCTTCTGTTATCCATAGTCTACCATTAACAAGAAAACAATTATTTATAACACACATTGTTAGTGGACTCTTACTATTGACTGTTCCTATCTTAGTTAATAGTTTGATATTAGTGATTTTTAATCTAACCACTGATCTGGGACTTGTCTTTTCTTTTATTGATATATTCACATGGACGGGTTACAGTTTAATGATTATCTTATTAATATTTAGTTTTGCTACCTTTGTTGGAATGTTTACTGCAAATACAATAGCACATTTAGTTTTCAATTATATCTTACACATTTTACCGTTAGGTCTTTTTGCTTTATTACAGGTGAATTTACCTAGAATACTACATGGTTATAGTAGCTATAATCCTTTACAGAATGATCCAGCATTTTTAGAAAAATTACCATTTTCTTTAATAGGATCATCTATAGAACTAAGTGAATTGATATTAATATACCCATTTTTCTCTCTCTTGTTTTTATTTATAGCCTATTATGCCTATAAACTAAGGCATATTGAAATAGCAGGAGATGTGATTTCCTTTAAAGTAATTACACCTGTATTTAAGTATGGTGTTAGTATTTGTTCTATGCTTTTAGGTGGTGCATATTTTGCTAGTATTTCTGATGATACTCCGGTTATGATATTAATAGGATATATTATAGCTTCTTTGATTGGGTATTTTATAGCTGAAATGTCTATCCAAAAAACATATAAAGTCTTTAGTTCTTTTAAGGGTTATCTAGTCTATATCATTATTATTTTAATAGTTTTTACAGGTATTCAAGCTGATGTAATAGGGTATTCAAGTCATATTCCAGATAGTGATGAAATTGAATATATCTATTTTTCACGAGGGTTTTCTTACCTTCATGATGTAGAACAGGGAGAGATGGACCCAAGTGAAGCTGAAGGTTTTTTCACAGAAAAAGAAAATATTAAAAACATTAAAAAACTCCATGAAGAACTAATTGAACAAGGAAGTACCAATAGTGGTTCTCAATTTTTCATAATATATAGGTTAGAAAATGAAGAGTATGTTGTAAGACAATATCAAATTGATGAAGATAAATATAATTCTAAACTTAAACCTATATTTGAGTCACCAGAATATAAAGAGGGTAAATTCCCTATATTAAGAAAAAATAGTAATCAAATAGAAAATATAGATTTAAAAGATGAAAGAGTATTAGAAGATAAAAAAACTTTTAGTGATAAAGAAAGTATTGAAAAAATTCACTCATTATTAAAAACAGATATCAAGAATCTAAGCTATGAAAATATATTTAGTAGAAACAGAAATTATCTAGTAGCAAGTGTTAAATCAAAAGATGGTTCATCAAATAGGTATGTAATAAAAAAAGACTATCAACTTCTTAACTGGCTTAAAGAAAATAATTATTATAAGGATTTTGCCCTTACCCCTGAAAAGATTAACTATATTACAATTGAAAAAACAGACTCAAGAATTGGTAGAGAAAAAGATTCAAAAAAAGCTAAAATAACTGATAATAGTTTAATCCAAGAAGTACTAACTTTATCCGGATATCGTGAGGATTTGACACAAGCTGAACACTTTAGTATGGAAGTTTATTTTAAAGATACTACACCGTATTTTCGTGACCAATTACATTTAGACAAAGCTAAACTAGAAAATCTATCAGATGACTTACAAAAAATCATGCAATTTGATTAA
- the nhaC gene encoding Na+/H+ antiporter NhaC: protein MDKQMKKPPVIVALIPILFLIVALSVSIIRLEADPHIPLVLSSAVAAFVAMLVGYKWNNVEQGIFDGIMMAMQAIVILMVVGMLIGTWIQGGVVPTMIYYGLQILSPQIFLIAAMIISAVVAISVGSSWSTVGTIGIALVGIGEGLGVPTGMVAGSIISGAYIGDKLSPLSDTTNLASGTVGDTDLFEHIRHMLYVTVPAVVISGIIYGILGFTVVDSAQMEGGQIQTITSTLSEHFYISPVLLLAPILVIGLIVMKVPPIPGLLGGSILGAIFAITFQGADFASVVETMHYGPEIETGVEMVDGLLNEGGLDGMMWTISLIMAALSLGGILEKCGFLQVILEGVLTIAHRVGILSLISHVVSIFVNLVTADQYLSIVLPSRMFRDAFKAKNVHPKNLSRIAESAGTVTSPLIPWNTCGAFMAGALGISPVVYLPFAFFNLLAPLISIIYGFTGFSMTKWEEEESS from the coding sequence ATGGACAAGCAGATGAAAAAACCACCTGTAATTGTTGCACTTATACCAATTTTATTCTTAATTGTTGCTTTATCTGTTAGTATAATTAGATTAGAAGCCGACCCTCATATTCCCTTGGTTTTATCTTCTGCTGTAGCAGCTTTTGTTGCAATGTTAGTAGGATATAAATGGAATAATGTTGAGCAGGGGATCTTTGATGGAATCATGATGGCCATGCAAGCCATAGTAATTTTAATGGTTGTAGGGATGTTAATCGGTACTTGGATCCAAGGTGGAGTAGTACCAACGATGATCTATTATGGTTTACAAATATTATCCCCTCAAATATTTTTGATTGCAGCTATGATCATATCTGCTGTTGTTGCTATTTCAGTTGGTAGTTCTTGGTCAACTGTAGGAACAATCGGTATTGCCCTTGTGGGAATTGGTGAAGGTCTAGGAGTACCTACAGGTATGGTTGCTGGTTCTATCATATCAGGAGCGTATATAGGTGATAAATTATCACCGCTTTCTGATACAACAAACCTAGCTTCAGGAACTGTAGGAGACACTGATTTATTTGAGCATATTAGGCATATGCTTTATGTTACAGTTCCGGCAGTAGTAATAAGTGGTATTATATATGGTATTTTAGGATTTACCGTAGTAGATAGTGCACAAATGGAAGGTGGACAGATTCAAACTATAACATCTACTCTGTCAGAGCATTTTTATATTAGTCCAGTATTATTACTTGCACCAATTTTAGTAATTGGACTTATTGTAATGAAAGTTCCACCAATCCCTGGTTTATTAGGTGGAAGTATTTTAGGTGCTATATTTGCTATAACATTCCAAGGTGCTGACTTTGCTTCTGTAGTTGAAACAATGCACTATGGTCCTGAAATTGAAACAGGAGTAGAAATGGTTGATGGTTTATTAAATGAAGGTGGCCTAGATGGGATGATGTGGACTATTTCATTAATCATGGCTGCTCTGAGTTTAGGTGGAATTTTAGAAAAGTGCGGATTTTTACAGGTTATTTTAGAAGGGGTATTAACTATTGCACATCGTGTAGGAATATTATCTTTAATCAGTCATGTTGTTTCAATCTTTGTAAACTTAGTGACTGCTGATCAGTATCTATCAATTGTACTACCTTCTAGAATGTTCAGAGATGCCTTTAAAGCTAAGAATGTTCATCCGAAAAACTTATCTAGAATTGCAGAATCAGCAGGTACTGTAACATCACCTCTGATTCCATGGAATACTTGTGGAGCATTTATGGCAGGTGCATTAGGTATATCTCCAGTGGTATATTTACCATTTGCATTCTTTAATCTACTAGCACCACTAATCTCAATTATTTATGGATTTACTGGATTTAGTATGACTAAATGGGAAGAAGAAGAATCTTCATAA
- a CDS encoding M20/M25/M40 family metallo-hydrolase, whose protein sequence is MWLHDENKLLKLLYRLVKVPSISSTENERDMAREIYNILSEIPYFKEHEDKLHIKDILGDNLNRQYVTGLIKGSGNKTVILIHHHDVADVDDFGKLRDQAFDIEEITDKIASFELTEDAKKDLESGEWVFGRGVMDMKAGAALQLALMNDYSYKVPDLTGNILLLSVPDEENNSAGVIASLSHLLELQEQYALEFVSVIKSESHQPDSKGRHELAIGSIGKILPLFYCFGKETHGGSPFSGLNSSLIFSQVQSLMEKNTDFVDEFRGELTPPPVNLKTNDLRGVYNVTTPQVTVGYYNILTINSTPLDILKKLKKVGQNALENSVEIYNNRLKEFKGMSSSRSVESGWGQSTNITEGMNPQVYTFQELFQSAYDAFGDQFMNYYHRVIEELKETKLDEREFTVELVNKIHDMCPDREPKIVVAFLPPFYPHVRNRRETEKELFILDVVEKIKSQGKERYGLDFTVTEFFKGISDLSYFALIDGDEISNYLSPNMPSLRHVYNIPIEEIKKLDVSVLNVGPVGKDAHQYTERLHVPFFTKEAPKLLELAVNQVLKY, encoded by the coding sequence ATGTGGTTACATGATGAAAATAAATTATTAAAATTATTATATCGTTTAGTAAAGGTTCCTAGTATATCTAGTACTGAAAACGAACGTGATATGGCAAGAGAAATATATAATATTTTAAGTGAGATACCATACTTTAAAGAACATGAAGATAAACTACATATAAAAGATATTCTAGGTGACAATTTAAACAGACAATATGTAACGGGTTTAATAAAAGGTTCAGGTAATAAAACAGTTATCTTAATACATCATCATGATGTTGCTGATGTTGATGATTTTGGAAAGTTACGAGATCAAGCTTTTGATATAGAAGAAATCACAGATAAAATAGCAAGTTTTGAGCTAACAGAAGATGCTAAAAAAGACTTAGAGTCAGGTGAGTGGGTTTTTGGCCGTGGTGTAATGGATATGAAAGCTGGTGCAGCATTACAACTAGCTCTTATGAACGATTATTCATACAAAGTACCAGACCTTACAGGTAATATACTACTTTTATCAGTTCCAGATGAAGAGAATAACTCAGCTGGAGTTATCGCGTCTCTTTCTCATCTATTAGAATTACAGGAGCAATATGCTTTAGAATTTGTATCAGTAATTAAAAGTGAAAGTCACCAACCTGACTCTAAAGGTAGACATGAACTTGCTATAGGAAGTATTGGTAAAATTCTACCTCTTTTTTATTGCTTTGGTAAAGAAACACATGGAGGGAGCCCTTTTTCAGGGTTAAACTCTAGTCTTATATTTTCTCAAGTACAATCACTAATGGAAAAAAACACTGATTTTGTTGATGAGTTTCGGGGTGAACTAACACCACCTCCTGTAAACCTTAAAACAAATGACTTGAGAGGAGTATATAACGTAACCACTCCACAAGTTACGGTCGGATACTATAATATACTTACTATTAATTCTACTCCACTAGATATTTTAAAGAAATTAAAAAAAGTAGGACAAAATGCTTTAGAGAATTCTGTAGAGATTTACAATAACAGATTAAAAGAGTTCAAAGGTATGTCAAGCTCTAGAAGTGTTGAAAGCGGATGGGGGCAAAGTACTAATATAACAGAAGGTATGAACCCACAAGTATATACCTTTCAAGAACTTTTTCAGTCAGCTTACGATGCATTTGGAGATCAATTCATGAACTATTATCACAGAGTAATAGAAGAATTAAAAGAAACTAAGCTAGATGAACGTGAATTTACTGTAGAACTAGTAAATAAGATCCATGATATGTGTCCTGATCGTGAACCTAAAATTGTAGTAGCCTTTTTACCACCATTTTATCCTCATGTTAGAAACAGAAGAGAAACTGAAAAAGAGCTCTTTATCTTAGATGTTGTAGAAAAGATTAAATCTCAAGGAAAAGAAAGATATGGGCTAGACTTTACCGTTACTGAGTTTTTCAAAGGTATTAGTGATTTAAGTTATTTTGCCTTAATAGATGGTGATGAAATCAGTAATTATTTGAGTCCTAACATGCCATCATTAAGACATGTCTATAATATCCCAATTGAAGAAATCAAAAAGTTAGATGTTTCAGTATTAAATGTCGGACCTGTTGGGAAAGATGCACATCAATATACAGAAAGACTTCATGTACCATTCTTTACAAAAGAAGCACCAAAGCTATTAGAATTAGCTGTAAATCAAGTTCTTAAGTATTAG
- a CDS encoding metal ABC transporter permease: MIEQFSMFIEALTNYTYLQHAVIAGTLVGIICGILGCFIILRRIALMGDAISHAVLPGVVISYLLGITFFIGAVFTGVLTALGIGYVSQNSKIKDDSSIGILFTAAFALGIVMITALDGTEVDLWHILFGNVLAVSIGDLILTASTGLLSLLGIFIFYRELVLSTFDPVMAKAIGISTGKIHYLLMLLLSLVTVASLQTVGIVLVVAMLITPSATAFLLTDRLNKMLLLSTFFGVISALIGVYLSYIYDVATGGAIVLVASIFFLGAFLFSPKEGILTKNLRRNSV; the protein is encoded by the coding sequence ATGATAGAACAGTTTAGTATGTTCATTGAAGCACTTACAAACTACACTTATCTACAACATGCTGTAATAGCTGGTACTTTAGTAGGGATTATCTGTGGTATATTAGGTTGCTTTATTATATTAAGAAGAATCGCTCTAATGGGTGATGCCATTTCCCATGCAGTACTACCAGGAGTTGTCATATCTTATCTATTAGGAATCACTTTTTTCATAGGCGCAGTATTTACTGGTGTTTTAACAGCTCTCGGTATTGGATATGTAAGTCAAAACAGTAAAATTAAAGATGATTCCTCAATTGGAATCTTATTTACTGCAGCTTTTGCTTTAGGGATTGTTATGATAACAGCTCTAGATGGTACAGAAGTAGATCTTTGGCATATCTTATTTGGAAACGTGTTAGCTGTATCTATTGGAGATTTAATCTTAACAGCTTCAACAGGTCTTTTATCTCTTCTTGGGATTTTTATCTTCTATCGTGAACTTGTCTTATCAACCTTTGATCCTGTTATGGCAAAAGCAATTGGTATCTCTACAGGTAAAATTCATTACCTATTAATGCTACTACTTTCACTAGTCACTGTAGCTTCACTTCAGACTGTAGGTATAGTTTTAGTTGTAGCTATGTTAATAACTCCTTCTGCAACAGCGTTTTTACTCACTGATAGACTAAACAAAATGCTACTTCTATCAACTTTCTTTGGAGTTATTTCAGCTTTAATCGGGGTTTATCTATCATATATCTATGATGTTGCTACAGGAGGAGCCATTGTGTTAGTTGCATCTATCTTCTTTTTAGGTGCATT
- a CDS encoding metal ABC transporter ATP-binding protein yields the protein MENKTVFAVEVNDLTVSYDETTAIENISFKVPKGQITGVIGPNGAGKSTLIKAIMGLLKCKKGSIKVFESSIKKARSNIAYVPQQNDIDLSFPISVSETVMMGRYPYLKRFKGPSKTDKELVLDSLKKVKMDYKKDRQIGELSGGERQRVFLARALSQNAELFFLDEPFSAIDFTSEEIITNLLTSLASQGKTLFVVHHDLKKASKYFDSILLINKTLVAQGKAKEVLNPENLEKAYQGKTTILDEQDEDILVVTE from the coding sequence ATGGAAAATAAAACAGTTTTTGCTGTAGAAGTTAATGATCTAACAGTATCTTATGATGAAACAACTGCAATTGAAAATATCTCTTTTAAGGTACCTAAAGGACAAATAACTGGGGTAATTGGACCTAATGGAGCAGGTAAATCCACCCTTATTAAAGCCATAATGGGTCTTTTAAAATGTAAAAAAGGTTCAATAAAGGTTTTTGAATCTTCTATTAAAAAAGCTAGATCAAATATAGCCTATGTACCACAACAAAATGATATTGATTTAAGCTTTCCCATATCTGTATCTGAAACAGTTATGATGGGTCGTTACCCCTATCTAAAAAGATTTAAAGGACCAAGTAAAACAGATAAAGAGCTAGTCCTAGATAGTCTAAAAAAAGTAAAGATGGATTATAAAAAAGACCGTCAAATAGGTGAACTTTCAGGAGGTGAACGTCAAAGAGTTTTTCTTGCAAGAGCGCTTTCACAAAATGCTGAACTATTCTTTTTAGATGAACCTTTTTCAGCAATAGACTTTACTTCAGAAGAAATTATTACTAATTTATTAACTTCACTAGCATCTCAAGGAAAGACTCTTTTTGTAGTTCATCATGATCTAAAAAAAGCTTCAAAATATTTTGATTCTATCTTACTAATAAACAAGACATTAGTAGCTCAAGGTAAAGCTAAAGAAGTATTAAACCCTGAAAATTTAGAAAAAGCGTATCAAGGTAAAACTACAATTCTAGATGAACAGGATGAAGATATCCTGGTGGTTACAGAATGA
- a CDS encoding GntR family transcriptional regulator, with amino-acid sequence MIQIDYKDGRPLFEQIKEKIKFLIIRGVLKSHEKVPSVRDLAQTLTINPNTIQKAYKDLEAEGFIYSVRGKGSFVSPLDDTNLKRKEELLEELKKTVLELKYLNVSKKELTDLLHEVYDSMKQE; translated from the coding sequence ATGATACAAATAGATTACAAAGATGGGAGACCTTTATTTGAACAAATTAAAGAAAAGATTAAGTTTTTAATTATTCGCGGTGTTTTAAAGTCCCATGAAAAAGTACCTTCTGTACGGGATTTAGCACAAACTTTAACTATTAATCCTAACACTATTCAAAAAGCTTATAAAGATTTAGAGGCTGAAGGATTTATCTATTCTGTTCGTGGTAAGGGGAGTTTTGTTTCACCTTTAGATGATACAAATCTAAAAAGAAAGGAAGAACTTCTAGAAGAACTTAAAAAAACAGTTTTAGAATTAAAGTACTTAAATGTCTCTAAAAAAGAACTTACTGATCTTTTACATGAAGTTTATGACTCTATGAAACAAGAATAA
- a CDS encoding ABC transporter ATP-binding protein, which yields MIEVNNLTKYFGPFKVLDDINISIKPGSIYGLLGPNGAGKTTLIKHLAGVYRPDSGTVKIIDEQVYENPKVKSSLIYIPDDLYFFNQYSIKEASKFYARIYPNWNQERFDSLKEYFPLDINNRISKLSKGMQKQVAFWLGICTMPKVMILDEPVDGLDPVMRKKIWNLMLQDVSERKTTILVSSHNLRELEDVCCHIGIIYDGKMVVQRELDNLKTNIHKIQVAFESDFNQLLQGFEVLHNSKNGSVNTLVVRGDKEELLNTLKKANPLILDVLSLTLEEVFIYELGGLGYEINNVTI from the coding sequence ATGATTGAAGTTAACAATTTAACCAAGTATTTTGGTCCTTTTAAAGTCTTAGATGATATTAATATATCAATTAAACCAGGTTCAATTTATGGTTTATTAGGTCCAAATGGTGCAGGCAAGACTACTTTAATTAAGCATTTAGCAGGTGTTTACAGACCTGATAGTGGTACAGTTAAAATAATTGATGAACAAGTCTATGAAAATCCAAAAGTTAAATCTTCTTTAATATATATCCCAGATGATTTATACTTTTTCAATCAATATTCAATCAAAGAGGCAAGTAAATTTTACGCTAGGATTTATCCAAATTGGAATCAAGAGAGATTTGATAGCTTAAAAGAATATTTCCCTTTAGACATTAACAATAGAATAAGTAAATTATCAAAAGGAATGCAAAAACAAGTTGCCTTTTGGCTTGGTATTTGTACTATGCCTAAAGTCATGATTTTAGATGAACCAGTCGATGGACTTGATCCTGTTATGCGCAAAAAAATCTGGAACCTTATGCTTCAAGATGTATCTGAACGAAAAACTACTATTCTAGTATCTTCACATAATTTACGTGAACTTGAAGATGTTTGTTGTCATATTGGCATCATTTACGATGGTAAAATGGTTGTTCAGCGTGAGCTTGATAACTTAAAAACCAATATTCACAAAATACAGGTAGCTTTTGAAAGTGACTTTAATCAACTGTTACAAGGGTTTGAAGTGTTACACAATTCTAAAAATGGTAGTGTTAATACATTAGTTGTTAGAGGAGATAAAGAAGAATTATTAAATACTTTGAAAAAAGCTAACCCATTAATTTTAGATGTTCTTTCTCTAACGCTAGAGGAAGTATTCATTTACGAATTAGGAGGTTTAGGTTATGAAATCAATAATGTCACTATTTAG